The Polyodon spathula isolate WHYD16114869_AA unplaced genomic scaffold, ASM1765450v1 scaffolds_3968, whole genome shotgun sequence DNA segment AATGCTTTGCCTGAATGCTGTCTAACCTCCCATCTCTCCATTCCTCACTGTCCATGAAGGCTTGGTATACCTTTTGTCCATTATAACCATGACGTCGTAGAAaggtaaaaaaatacaataagcaTCCCAGACTGTGTTAATGTGGACTGCCTGCTATGTCTTGTTGGCTACCAAACTATGTGCAGCACAAACGAAACCATGTGTGTATCACAAACCACTGAAATGCTGCACTCCAACTGGGCACGACACGGCCGAGTGTAAAAGATGCCATTGCTAAACTGACCTCTGGTcatctcaaaataaaaatgacactttCTAAATGGAAACTGTTCCTCAAATGCGACTATGATTGGTCGTAACATTTCTAATTCCCTAGAAATCCAATTGTAGGTTAAAAGAAATGCCAAGAGATGGTTTGAAGATGCCAGAATTCAGTTTAGAAAGAAATCTACTGCATTTGTGCAAAACAGtatcattaaaaatgttacatacaTGTGGGTTTGTGCTTTTTAGATATATGCACATGCTGTAGGCTGCATCGTTTGGTAGACCTCAATAATATCTTGGCTGGGTATAAAAGCATGGACCAGTAGAAACAAAATATGGCTTTAGTCATTACCCTTACCTTGCAGAGAAAAATACAAACCTTAAAAGCAAACAATATGTAGAAAGGGGTACAATGGTACTGGTGGTGTAAACTCACTTATAAACTCTTATAATACAGCATTTGACAAACCTAAAGGGCTTGCAGCGCTTATCTGAAGTTAAACATTACTAGAATAATCTAGAGCCAAAACGATACTTACCAGGCAGCTATTGTCCTTGTAAAGAACAACAAATAAACCAGTTACAATTAATAACGCTCTCTGCATGCCATTGGTTATTCCTTTATAAAGTAAAAACCCATGCCAAAATGTTTCTGTCACGTTTCATGACACGGtttgtgatttgtattttgtgattCTATCAAGGCCGCAGTAGAGTTCAGAGTTTCCTAATgaagcttttgttttctttggacACAGCTGCATGAACTCAAGAAAATCATAATGGATTTTGTGATCAAAATGAAAgcgattcagattttttttatttaataatggaaAATAATTTTTGCTTGCAGTTTGTAAAATTAATTACGAATCAAACGCttatttgcaaatgtttacaTGTAAAATGTGTGCTTGATTATACGTTGGTTTTTGGATCCATCTTATTTTGAGGATGGGACCAGGAAACCCAGATTACACTTGAAGCTGATTAAATTAAAACTCAAACATTTTCCAATGTTTATGCGGCCTCATTGTCATGCACGTACACATCATCTTGCAGCACTGCGGTCAAGCAGCTTAAACTCCAGGTACAGAATGAAGCATTAAAAAGCTTTTCATTCAGTTTAAAGAAACATGCCAAGGCCATAAGCAAAGCAGCAgcgaaaaactaaaaagaaagtttaatttataaatactttatAGAACTAGTTACATCATGGTTTAGGTTATTCCAAGGCAATAAGCTGTATAGTATTGCAGTGAAATACACTATATTACCAGGACTGCATGCAAttcacattattacattttcttttgcatgATGATCATACAAATTATTTACTTTATCAAATGTGTCTATATCAGCAGTAACAGCacgaaaaaagaaaaaccctaaaCCCGCCTTTGTTTTAATATCCATGCTGCTGAATTTGATATTACATTCTGTGATAACACAGCAGGATAATTCAAGGTCAGTTCCTTAAATTATTGAATAGTTTGATGTGTTGCAAATTATACTATATGTAATGCAACCAAAAACAAATTGGTTCATTATTGTCCTgtatcccacccccccccccccccccccccttcatttatttttaatattgactTAGCACTGTTCCTAACTCGGAAGGCAATTATATTGCCAGTTTAACTGAGTAAAGATAATTTCACATTTAATTAGAGTTACACTATGCATGCAGAGACATGTACCActattataaatacacatttaaaaaaatctcgtAGAGTACCTTCTTTTAGCCCTGCAATTGAAGCTTGTATTGCATGGTATGTGTCTGTCATTCCTCACCGTGTTGTAGGTTTCCAGAACTGGAAAGACCGAAGCTGAGTAAAGCCCTTCGCACGCTGGCCTTCGCATACCCCTACATGTTCGACAACATTCCATTATTCTACAGGGTAAGTAGATTGCCTGACATTTACAGCTTCTCTTTTAAAACAGCTATTCCATATCTGGTCCCTTATACAATATACCATATAAtaccccttatacaagtttaccatggtacatCTTTACAGTAAGTTTGCTCTGCATTCCCCAGTTTCACTATGCTTGACCATACTGTTAGCAGGGTAGAATTTTAGTACCAACAGTTCCATAATCCCAGAGATGCCTGCTGGCATGGTTAGACTGTGGCATCTCTGTAAACACTGCTGCCTCTATATCCTCTCCAGATATTCCTGTGCTCTGGAGAGGGCTGCACTGACAACGAGACGAACGCCCTGCACTACAGACACACAGCCCTCGCCTTCCTCACCTGCTTCCTCTTCACTACGCACCTCCCCGAGAGACTCGCGCCCGGGAGTTTCGACTTCTTCGGTAGCtattgttcttcaaaaacacTTTCCAGGCTtcttctgtaatttttttttattctctcaaCTCTTTTCATGCATGGTGACCTCATATGCAGACGGGTAAAACTGTCATCTAGTTTTTATATGGGGCAGATGGAAGGTGACAAAAATACATGAGGACCTGCCTCAATGGTCCCTCAATGAATATTTTGTTACATGGGCAAACGTGaggacctcatatgaggatgccaatGAGAAATGCATGTATTGTGCCCAGTGAGTTtcaatatttcatgattaaaccaTGAAGTTTGTATGCATTGAACCATGCCTTTCTGGTGCCATAACCTTCCTTTATCTTTACATGAACCAGTGTCTTTGAATCAGAAGTCAGTCTCAGTTATTTAAGATGCAGTGTGatgtttgatattcattaaactgtttCAGACTGTTTTGGCTTTGTACCTTAAACATTTCACATATTaacaacaggtttaaaaaacTAAAGCATTCTTAAACTCAGTACCTGCATTCGGTACTCTACTGCCTATAAATCTTCCAGTTTTACATAAGCATGTGCCTGTAATTTCACACTTTATCCTTCATCTCCTCCGGGTGTAACTCATTGGCTGCCATCCAGCCCTTTATTCAGTTAAAGCACATGGGTGGCACCGGTATACTCCCAACGGGCATGATCATTCACTAAATACAAGAATGCAATATTTTTCAAATTTCCTTTACCTCATGAAAGCATCTTAGTCTTTTGTTAAAGGATCCAACAACAATAAGTTTCAGTAATATCAAACTGTGTTTAATTCTTAGAAACGTGCAACAAAAAAGTCATACACAAACTTGACTAATTTTACATGAATTTGTAATAAAACAGCATTGATAAAGAAATATGGGCAAAACAAAGACCGATAGCTGCAGCTAAATCGATATTGctacaataataacataaaagACTGTGAAGCAGCACATAATGGAGCAATCTAGGTCGCTTATTTATTTTACGCCCATGAAGAATATTTCGAATGGGTTTCTTTTCAGTCGACGGATTCTATTATACAGAGCACTGCGGGGGCAGTCACCACTTTTTTTATAGATCTGTAGGTATACACCTATCCAGATGGAGGCGATAAGATggacatgtatgtatgtattattgaatgtattttttatacaggACACAGTCACCAGCTTTTCCATATCTGTGCAGTTCTTGGCACACATTTCCAGATGGAGGCTATAATGATGGACAAGACGATCCGACGTGCCTGGCTCCTGAACCACGCTCCCGCCACCACTTTCACAGGGACTGTAGCTGCTGTTCTAGCCTGTGTCGCATTAAACCTCTGCGTGATCCTCGCGTTCTCCTTGGCCACGTGCTGGAAACCAGACTCCAAGAAACTGAGACAAGAAAAGGCCACTACCACGCTGTATAATCAGAAAGCTTTATGAATGTTTCTTCCAAGAAAGGGACACACAGCATTTGCATTGCAGGCTCAGGTGCGCAAAGGTGCACCGTTGTATTAAGCGCACCTTAGAGCAAGCACATGTTGGTATTTTTGGTACTGGACAGTATCTGCCCAAATGGCTTTGTGCCTTACTAATTCATTTGTATTGAACTGTTGCTTTGTTAGGAAAGTGTTTTACATTGGAAAATCACAATCAAGGCATTTATTGAAGTTGTTCTGCTAACCCCCCTCCCCAACCCAACTAGATGCTTTTGcacttgtttttattcattttttccaaCTATTTCTAAAGATCATTTTTCTATTACATAATCTTGTACAGTGTCAAGAAAAAGTAAAACTGATTGATTGTTAGCTCAATCCTCTAATTAAACCTTCCTCAACTTTATCAATCACTTTTGATGTGGTTgagagatttaaataaaacagtacctTCTATACTGTATGATCTGGTAGAAAGTGAACATCGCACACCCAAGAGTTACAAGTGAGGATTCTACTAATGCCCTTGTGCTCCTGCCTCAGTTTTAATGCTATTTTGTTATAGaacgtattttttttaaatgtctcttgGATACAATAAATGACAAACCAAAATATTAATACTAGTGTTTGGTTGTTTATCGGCAGCTGCAAACGGAAT contains these protein-coding regions:
- the LOC121312561 gene encoding membrane progestin receptor gamma-B-like; this encodes MLLNLILHSVITQQDNSRFPELERPKLSKALRTLAFAYPYMFDNIPLFYRIFLCSGEGCTDNETNALHYRHTALAFLTCFLFTTHLPERLAPGSFDFFGHSHQLFHICAVLGTHFQMEAIMMDKTIRRAWLLNHAPATTFTGTVAAVLACVALNLCVILAFSLATCWKPDSKKLRQEKATTTLYNQKAL